The following coding sequences lie in one Paenibacillus durus ATCC 35681 genomic window:
- a CDS encoding ABC transporter permease has product MEGNTVGEAALVAARSQEDGSRPQAAMTAKPAPPPSAAPAQNGKPRRRARKAAIFRVILPVLAGVLFLALWELQVIHKIFDLKKYQLPLPSAIAKAMGDNISLLLSYTGYTLTEAVLGMLVGSALGFIIALAATAWPRWGSGSLTLVAALNAVPIVALAPIMNLWFGDGLGSRIAIVTATTMAAMAINAYKGMAAIDPLALDLMHSYAAPKSAVFRHLRIKNSLPYVFTALKINATASMIGAIVGEFFFSSRGLGYLLSNSIKVAKMPLGWSCIVLAAVAGVIFYLVVERLEKVFIRWHPSRRAS; this is encoded by the coding sequence ATGGAAGGCAACACAGTTGGTGAAGCAGCGCTGGTTGCTGCTCGCAGCCAAGAGGATGGAAGCCGTCCGCAAGCCGCTATGACGGCTAAACCGGCTCCGCCGCCTTCGGCGGCCCCCGCGCAGAACGGCAAGCCGCGCCGCCGTGCGCGGAAAGCCGCGATCTTTCGCGTCATCCTTCCTGTGCTCGCGGGCGTCCTGTTTCTGGCGCTGTGGGAGCTGCAGGTCATCCATAAGATATTTGATTTGAAGAAATACCAGCTTCCGCTGCCGTCGGCGATTGCGAAGGCGATGGGCGATAATATCAGCCTGCTGCTGTCCTATACGGGATATACGCTCACTGAAGCGGTGCTAGGCATGCTTGTCGGCTCGGCGCTTGGTTTCATCATTGCCCTGGCCGCCACGGCCTGGCCAAGATGGGGCAGCGGCAGCCTGACGCTGGTAGCCGCGCTGAACGCCGTTCCCATCGTGGCGCTTGCGCCGATCATGAACCTGTGGTTCGGCGATGGGCTGGGCTCCCGCATCGCCATTGTAACGGCGACGACGATGGCCGCGATGGCGATCAACGCCTATAAAGGAATGGCGGCAATCGATCCGCTGGCGCTGGATCTGATGCATTCGTACGCCGCGCCCAAATCTGCGGTGTTCCGCCACCTGCGGATCAAGAACAGCCTGCCCTATGTGTTCACCGCGCTGAAAATCAACGCGACGGCAAGCATGATCGGGGCGATTGTCGGCGAATTCTTTTTCTCCTCGAGAGGGCTCGGTTATCTGCTGTCCAACTCCATTAAGGTCGCCAAAATGCCGCTCGGCTGGTCATGCATCGTGCTTGCGGCGGTTGCCGGCGTCATTTTTTACCTGGTGGTGGAAAGGCTGGAGAAGGTGTTCATTCGCTGGCATCCTTCGCGGCGGGCTTCATAG
- a CDS encoding ABC transporter permease, whose protein sequence is MKGNSMLAKGRFLPLFVWVAGLLIVWEALSWVLLNVVHTPLAQSKLPYVHELVATLFQYAGTLLKEGAATFGNAAIGFLLGAAAGVLLAVLMSVSKTIEQLTFPYAVASQMIPILGLAPIIYGIVRDEQISRIIISGYITFFPVSLNMLRGLRSVNLSALELMHSYAAKPWAVYWKLRLPAALPGLFSGLKIAAPLAVTGAILVELMGAQHGIGVIMLRNLYYGPSHTYMFWSTILVGAFLGMASYGLMSLIERLVAPWQPEFRPKGGSR, encoded by the coding sequence ATGAAAGGAAACAGCATGCTGGCCAAAGGGCGGTTCCTGCCTCTGTTTGTCTGGGTAGCAGGGCTGCTGATTGTCTGGGAGGCCCTTTCGTGGGTGCTGCTGAATGTAGTGCATACGCCGCTGGCCCAATCGAAGCTGCCCTATGTGCATGAGCTGGTTGCGACGCTCTTTCAGTACGCAGGCACACTGCTGAAAGAGGGGGCCGCGACCTTCGGGAACGCCGCCATCGGCTTCCTGCTCGGCGCCGCCGCAGGGGTGCTGCTCGCGGTGCTGATGAGCGTATCGAAGACGATTGAGCAGCTTACCTTCCCCTACGCAGTGGCATCACAGATGATTCCGATCCTGGGCCTCGCCCCGATCATCTACGGCATCGTCCGCGACGAGCAGATTTCGCGGATCATTATCTCGGGTTATATTACGTTCTTCCCTGTATCGCTCAATATGCTGCGGGGACTCAGAAGCGTCAATCTCTCGGCTCTCGAGCTGATGCATTCTTACGCGGCCAAACCTTGGGCCGTCTATTGGAAGCTTCGGCTTCCCGCCGCCCTTCCCGGCCTGTTCAGCGGACTGAAGATCGCTGCTCCGCTTGCGGTTACCGGCGCGATTCTCGTCGAGCTGATGGGCGCGCAGCATGGAATCGGCGTCATTATGCTGCGCAATCTGTATTACGGTCCTTCGCATACTTACATGTTCTGGTCGACCATTCTGGTCGGTGCATTTCTCGGCATGGCCAGCTATGGGCTCATGAGCCTGATCGAGCGGCTTGTTGCTCCTTGGCAGCCTGAATTCCGTCCGAAAGGGGGCAGCCGCTGA
- a CDS encoding ABC transporter ATP-binding protein, with amino-acid sequence MSLIAAKVPEIELENVEMRYQTDTAEVLALHQVSLDIAKGEFVSLLGPSGCGKTTLLRLMADLIEPTGGRVTVAGKSAKEARLAQKYGIVFQSPVLYDWRKVKDNITLPLELMGVKKARRDEKALELLELVGLKGFADKYPWQLSGGMQQRVAIARALSMEPEILLMDEPFSALDEFTRERLNEELLSVWSKVGNTVVFVTHSIPESIFLSDRVFVLSPHPGRLSAVVDIPLPRPRTAEMRNSPEFFDLIAGIRDSFEGV; translated from the coding sequence ATGTCACTTATTGCGGCAAAGGTTCCTGAAATTGAATTGGAAAATGTGGAGATGCGCTATCAGACGGATACGGCGGAAGTTCTGGCGCTGCATCAGGTGAGCCTGGATATCGCCAAGGGAGAATTTGTCTCTTTGCTTGGCCCGTCCGGCTGCGGCAAGACAACGCTGCTTCGGCTGATGGCCGATTTGATCGAGCCGACGGGAGGCCGGGTAACGGTCGCCGGCAAGAGCGCCAAGGAGGCGCGGCTCGCCCAGAAATACGGCATCGTCTTTCAAAGCCCCGTGCTGTACGACTGGCGCAAGGTGAAGGACAATATCACGCTACCGCTGGAGCTAATGGGCGTCAAGAAAGCCCGCCGCGACGAGAAGGCGCTGGAGCTGCTGGAGCTTGTCGGCCTGAAGGGCTTCGCCGACAAATACCCTTGGCAGCTGAGCGGAGGGATGCAGCAGCGGGTGGCCATCGCCCGGGCGTTGTCGATGGAACCGGAAATCCTGCTGATGGATGAGCCGTTCTCGGCCCTCGATGAATTCACACGCGAGCGTCTAAATGAAGAGCTGTTATCCGTGTGGAGCAAGGTAGGCAACACGGTTGTATTCGTTACTCACAGCATTCCCGAATCCATCTTCCTGTCTGACCGGGTCTTCGTACTGTCCCCGCATCCGGGCCGCCTGTCGGCGGTAGTTGATATTCCTCTGCCGCGTCCGCGGACGGCCGAGATGAGAAACAGTCCGGAATTTTTTGATCTGATCGCAGGCATTCGCGACAGCTTCGAGGGAGTGTAA
- a CDS encoding DUF72 domain-containing protein, which yields MIKVGLTGFGDHDELYGKIKPADRLSAYSAHFSIVEIDSSFYAVQPVKNYINWVNQTPDDFGFIVKAYQGMTGHLRDKKNYFDTAEDMFRAFHTSIEPVIEAGKLTMTLFQFPPWFNCTKENVDVLRETKERMLDVPCALEFRNSTWYSPEYQERTLAFMKKEGWIHTVVDEPQAGIGSIPIVSVATSPEATYVRMHGRNAQAWHQSSHPEWRKLRYLYRYSTEELTEWLGRLKELEKDSKNVYVVFNNNSAGDATPNAKELQALLGGEDSGLAPLQLDLFDHPS from the coding sequence GTGATCAAGGTCGGTTTGACGGGATTTGGCGACCATGATGAACTGTATGGAAAGATTAAACCCGCAGACCGTTTGTCCGCATACAGCGCACATTTTTCCATCGTGGAGATCGACAGCTCCTTTTACGCCGTGCAGCCGGTTAAAAATTACATCAACTGGGTAAATCAGACCCCCGATGATTTCGGTTTTATTGTCAAAGCCTATCAGGGTATGACCGGGCATCTGCGGGACAAAAAGAATTACTTCGATACCGCCGAAGACATGTTTCGGGCGTTTCATACCTCCATTGAACCCGTCATAGAGGCGGGCAAACTGACGATGACGCTTTTCCAGTTCCCGCCCTGGTTTAACTGCACGAAAGAAAACGTGGATGTGCTGCGGGAGACGAAAGAAAGGATGCTGGATGTGCCCTGCGCGCTCGAATTCCGCAACTCCACCTGGTACAGCCCGGAATACCAGGAGCGGACGCTGGCTTTTATGAAAAAAGAAGGCTGGATTCATACGGTGGTTGACGAGCCTCAGGCCGGAATCGGCTCCATTCCGATCGTGTCCGTGGCAACTTCGCCGGAAGCAACTTATGTGCGGATGCATGGGCGAAACGCCCAAGCCTGGCATCAAAGCAGCCATCCCGAATGGCGCAAGCTGCGCTATTTGTACCGCTACAGCACGGAAGAACTGACAGAATGGCTGGGCCGGCTGAAAGAATTGGAGAAGGACTCTAAGAATGTGTATGTCGTCTTCAACAACAATTCGGCGGGCGATGCCACGCCTAACGCTAAAGAGCTTCAGGCTCTCCTTGGCGGAGAAGACAGCGGACTGGCGCCGCTGCAGCTTGACCTATTTGACCATCCGTCATGA
- a CDS encoding alpha-amylase — MKRNHTMMQFFEWHVAADGQHWKRLARLAPELKAAGIDSVWIPPVTKGQSAEDTGYGIYDLYDLGEFDQKGTVRTKYGTKQELIDAIAECMRHGIAVYVDVVMNHKAGADETEAFKVVEVDPANRLKVISGPFEIEGWTKFTFPGRGDEYSSFKWNFEHFNGTDYDARKGRTGIFKIIGENKDWNRNVDDEFGNYDYLMFANIDYCQPVVRSEMLEWGKWLVDTLQCSGYRLDAIKHINYDFIREFAAEMTRKRGEDFYIVGEFWNPDVEACRQFLDTVDYQIDLFDVALHYKFQAASLGGRNFDLTTIFHDTLVQTHPTNAVTFVDNHDSQPHESLESWVGDWFKPSAYALILLRLDGYPVVFYGDYYGIGGPSPINGKRKAIDRLLYARYHKAYGEQNDYFDHPNTIGWVRRGVDEIPGSGCAVVVSGGDDGEKRMFVGTKRAGESWTDLTLNRDDTVVIGRDGWAVFPVNSGSVSVWALPVEQPDGDESALENTLETDTTAEAAAGEK; from the coding sequence ATGAAACGCAATCATACGATGATGCAGTTTTTTGAATGGCATGTGGCAGCCGACGGCCAGCACTGGAAGCGTCTGGCAAGGCTGGCGCCGGAGCTGAAAGCGGCGGGAATCGACTCCGTCTGGATTCCTCCGGTGACGAAGGGCCAATCTGCCGAGGACACCGGATATGGGATATACGATCTGTACGATCTTGGGGAATTCGATCAAAAAGGCACCGTCCGGACGAAGTACGGCACGAAGCAGGAGCTGATCGACGCGATTGCGGAATGTATGCGGCACGGTATTGCGGTCTATGTGGATGTGGTCATGAACCACAAGGCCGGCGCGGATGAAACGGAGGCGTTCAAGGTCGTTGAGGTTGATCCGGCCAACCGCCTAAAGGTCATATCGGGGCCGTTCGAAATCGAAGGCTGGACGAAGTTCACGTTCCCGGGACGCGGCGATGAGTATTCCTCGTTCAAATGGAATTTCGAGCATTTTAATGGTACGGACTATGACGCCAGGAAAGGACGGACCGGCATCTTCAAGATTATCGGCGAGAACAAGGATTGGAACCGCAATGTGGACGATGAGTTCGGAAATTACGATTATCTGATGTTCGCCAATATTGATTACTGCCAACCTGTCGTCCGCTCCGAAATGCTGGAATGGGGAAAATGGCTCGTCGATACGCTTCAGTGCAGCGGCTACCGCCTGGATGCGATCAAGCATATCAACTATGATTTCATCAGGGAATTCGCGGCGGAAATGACCCGCAAGCGCGGAGAGGACTTCTATATTGTCGGCGAATTCTGGAACCCGGATGTGGAGGCCTGCCGCCAGTTTCTGGATACGGTCGATTATCAGATCGACCTGTTCGATGTGGCGCTCCACTACAAATTCCAGGCCGCTTCGCTGGGCGGCAGGAACTTCGACCTGACGACTATTTTCCATGACACGCTGGTGCAGACGCATCCCACCAATGCCGTCACTTTTGTCGATAACCATGATTCCCAGCCCCATGAATCGCTGGAGTCCTGGGTCGGCGACTGGTTCAAGCCCAGCGCGTATGCGCTGATCCTGCTCAGGCTGGATGGCTATCCGGTCGTATTCTACGGCGACTATTACGGCATCGGCGGACCGTCGCCGATTAACGGCAAACGCAAAGCGATTGACCGGCTGCTGTACGCCCGCTACCACAAAGCCTACGGGGAGCAGAACGATTACTTCGACCATCCGAATACCATCGGGTGGGTTCGACGGGGTGTGGATGAAATTCCGGGCTCGGGCTGCGCGGTCGTCGTATCGGGCGGAGACGACGGCGAGAAGCGCATGTTCGTCGGAACGAAGCGCGCCGGAGAGTCCTGGACCGATCTGACGCTGAACCGGGACGACACGGTAGTGATCGGGAGGGACGGATGGGCCGTTTTTCCGGTAAATAGCGGCAGTGTGTCCGTATGGGCGCTGCCGGTGGAGCAGCCGGACGGAGACGAAAGCGCCTTGGAAAATACCCTTGAGACGGATACGACGGCAGAAGCGGCAGCCGGGGAGAAATAA
- a CDS encoding biotin transporter BioY has product MNRWSLRGLIFSALFAGVMIALSSMKVSLPFSTVPITLQTLAVMLAGSVLGARYGALAVLIVIGLCAAGFPVMAGRGGMSVLVGPTAGYIITWPFAAFLIGWSAERMSQGKFTFGKLLGVNFLFGSLLVYPTGVAWLAHSIPSLDTLTKALTAGMLPFLPGDFLKAALCASVVTAVWRVYPIERIVGKRSSDWVGESAHE; this is encoded by the coding sequence ATGAACAGATGGTCCTTGCGCGGACTTATTTTCAGCGCGCTCTTTGCAGGTGTGATGATCGCGTTAAGCTCGATGAAAGTATCGCTTCCGTTCTCAACGGTGCCGATTACCCTGCAGACGCTGGCTGTCATGCTGGCTGGTTCCGTACTGGGCGCCAGATATGGAGCGCTCGCTGTCCTGATCGTCATTGGCCTTTGCGCCGCCGGGTTTCCCGTAATGGCGGGAAGAGGAGGAATGTCCGTCCTGGTCGGACCGACCGCCGGTTACATCATCACTTGGCCGTTTGCGGCTTTCCTGATCGGATGGTCCGCAGAGCGGATGTCGCAGGGCAAATTCACCTTCGGCAAGCTGCTCGGGGTGAACTTCCTGTTCGGCTCCCTGCTTGTCTATCCGACCGGTGTAGCCTGGCTGGCTCACTCCATTCCCAGCTTGGACACGCTGACCAAAGCGCTGACTGCGGGCATGCTGCCGTTCCTGCCGGGAGACTTCCTCAAGGCCGCTTTATGCGCTTCGGTTGTCACCGCCGTATGGAGAGTCTATCCGATCGAACGGATTGTCGGCAAAAGAAGCTCGGATTGGGTTGGCGAGAGCGCGCACGAATAA
- a CDS encoding ATP-binding cassette domain-containing protein, producing MIHANQLTLSLRDGQQSLTVLQDIHIHIKKGEWVALTGANGSGKSSLVRTFNGLLIPSGGSLTAAGLDLRSAANRSAVKQSIQLVFQSPEAQTIGSTPEEDVAFGLENRGIPREEMKARTLHALRQTGLGHKAAVPVSDLSGGERQRLAIACCLALEAEMIIFDEATSMLDPVSRKEIFAFSRELWRRGVTVLWVTQRMEELAAGERVAVMDKGRLVYDGDPRTLFYRSGLPAALRWEDPPVIGIGRMMQDNGWPAELLPLTEQELEEALWRYS from the coding sequence ATGATTCATGCCAATCAATTGACCCTGTCGCTGCGGGACGGCCAGCAAAGCCTGACGGTGCTTCAGGATATTCATATACATATCAAAAAAGGGGAATGGGTCGCGCTGACGGGCGCCAACGGCAGCGGCAAATCCAGCCTTGTCCGGACCTTCAACGGTCTGCTCATCCCATCCGGCGGCAGCCTGACGGCGGCCGGGCTGGATTTGCGGTCGGCCGCAAACCGCAGTGCCGTCAAGCAAAGCATTCAGCTCGTCTTCCAGAGCCCGGAAGCCCAAACCATCGGCTCGACGCCGGAGGAAGACGTAGCCTTCGGCCTAGAGAACCGGGGAATTCCCCGGGAAGAGATGAAGGCGCGGACGCTGCACGCGCTGCGGCAGACGGGCCTCGGGCATAAAGCCGCTGTTCCCGTATCGGACCTGTCGGGTGGAGAGCGGCAGCGCCTGGCGATCGCCTGCTGCCTTGCGCTGGAGGCGGAGATGATTATCTTTGACGAGGCGACCTCCATGCTGGACCCGGTCTCGCGCAAAGAGATTTTCGCGTTCAGCCGAGAGCTGTGGCGGCGGGGAGTAACCGTGCTGTGGGTCACGCAGCGGATGGAGGAACTGGCGGCCGGGGAACGCGTAGCCGTTATGGACAAGGGGCGGCTGGTGTACGACGGCGATCCGCGTACGCTGTTTTACCGCTCCGGGCTGCCTGCCGCGCTACGCTGGGAAGATCCCCCCGTCATCGGCATTGGCCGAATGATGCAGGATAACGGCTGGCCGGCTGAGCTTCTGCCGCTTACGGAGCAGGAACTGGAGGAAGCGCTATGGCGGTACAGTTAA
- a CDS encoding ATP-binding cassette domain-containing protein codes for MAVQLTGVFYHYGQSPALSNIDLLIPEGGVTVLCGVTGSGKSTLLRLLSGLAKPTSGSIDYPPESSAASVSIVFQQPESQLFAGSVRQDVEYGLEQRDVPEPRRSEAAARAMEQAGLDPKRYGQRSPFLLSGGEKRRVCIAGAIAPLPRLLLLDEPTAGLDPPAARALLDTVKELKQGGYTIVIATHDLDSFFPLADQVAVLSHGALRYSGPAPGLWTKARVLEDAGLEPPAYIRIGRMLMRQGRLDALPASAGELLARLDKRSLVYRGSGAASSPGAGEWPSADKDSLALSAEGGPLPADGGPPAEGMPPPANDGRPARSGGRRVSGDGSAAQSPVSGAAADAGARPAADAAALKFRSGSVLQLLDPRVKWLTMILWSLVILQIKGALPLALAALMIGGLIAAAGIPRKRTIWFYRPFLPMFLFLWLLSAFSWRGTDTGMPFQFSAEGALIGGLSVLRLGLLISLGFLFTETTSGAPLREGLEWAIKPLGKLGVRTRNWSLAVSVTLQFIPWVLGKISSLQLALASRGNRKRGRMRWTPKQISLMAVPLLLQVIGMGDELATAIEARGYDPSKPRTPWLVLSWRRRDTAAVLIAMLSAALLWWASA; via the coding sequence ATGGCGGTACAGTTAACCGGGGTGTTCTACCATTACGGCCAATCCCCCGCCCTAAGCAATATCGATCTGCTGATTCCGGAGGGCGGCGTTACGGTTCTGTGCGGAGTAACGGGCAGCGGCAAATCGACGCTGCTGCGGCTGCTGTCCGGACTCGCGAAGCCTACTTCGGGCAGTATTGACTATCCGCCGGAAAGCTCTGCCGCCTCCGTCTCCATCGTCTTCCAGCAGCCGGAGAGCCAACTCTTCGCAGGAAGCGTCAGACAGGATGTCGAGTACGGCCTGGAGCAGCGTGATGTTCCGGAGCCCCGGCGAAGCGAGGCGGCGGCCCGGGCGATGGAGCAGGCCGGACTCGATCCTAAGCGATACGGCCAGCGGTCGCCGTTCCTGCTGAGCGGCGGCGAGAAGCGGCGGGTCTGCATCGCAGGCGCCATCGCCCCGCTGCCAAGGCTCCTGCTGCTGGACGAGCCGACGGCCGGGCTTGATCCCCCCGCCGCCCGCGCGCTGCTGGATACCGTCAAGGAATTGAAACAGGGCGGCTATACCATTGTGATCGCCACCCATGACCTGGACAGCTTCTTCCCCTTGGCGGATCAGGTCGCGGTCCTGTCGCACGGGGCCTTGCGGTACAGCGGCCCGGCCCCCGGCTTATGGACCAAGGCCCGCGTGCTCGAAGACGCGGGCCTGGAACCTCCGGCCTACATCCGGATCGGCCGGATGCTTATGCGCCAAGGCAGGCTGGACGCCCTGCCCGCCAGCGCCGGGGAACTGCTGGCCAGGCTGGACAAGCGCAGCCTGGTGTACCGCGGGAGCGGCGCCGCTTCCTCTCCCGGCGCCGGGGAATGGCCTTCTGCGGACAAGGACAGCCTTGCCTTGTCCGCAGAAGGCGGGCCCTTGCCGGCGGACGGCGGACCGCCGGCAGAGGGCATGCCGCCGCCGGCGAATGACGGCCGCCCGGCAAGGAGCGGAGGGCGCCGCGTTTCAGGCGACGGCAGCGCGGCGCAGTCTCCGGTGAGCGGAGCCGCCGCCGATGCAGGCGCCCGCCCTGCGGCAGATGCAGCCGCCTTGAAGTTCCGCAGCGGATCGGTCTTGCAACTGCTCGACCCCCGTGTAAAGTGGCTGACGATGATATTGTGGTCGCTGGTGATTCTGCAAATAAAGGGAGCCTTGCCGCTGGCGCTTGCCGCGCTGATGATCGGCGGACTGATAGCCGCTGCGGGCATTCCCCGGAAACGGACAATCTGGTTCTATCGGCCGTTCCTGCCGATGTTTCTGTTCCTGTGGCTGCTGTCCGCCTTTTCTTGGCGCGGCACGGATACGGGGATGCCCTTCCAATTCTCCGCCGAAGGAGCCTTAATAGGCGGTCTGTCCGTTCTTCGGCTGGGGCTGCTCATCTCGCTCGGCTTCCTGTTCACGGAGACGACATCGGGAGCGCCGCTGCGCGAAGGGCTGGAGTGGGCCATCAAGCCGCTGGGCAAACTGGGCGTCAGAACGCGGAATTGGTCGCTCGCCGTTTCCGTTACTCTACAGTTCATCCCCTGGGTTCTAGGGAAAATTTCATCACTGCAGCTGGCGCTCGCCTCCCGGGGAAACCGAAAGCGTGGACGGATGCGCTGGACGCCAAAGCAGATTTCATTGATGGCCGTCCCTCTGCTCCTCCAAGTGATCGGCATGGGCGATGAACTGGCCACCGCCATCGAAGCCCGGGGTTATGACCCGTCGAAGCCGCGCACGCCCTGGCTTGTTCTGAGCTGGCGGCGGCGGGATACGGCGGCGGTGCTTATCGCCATGCTCTCGGCGGCGCTGCTGTGGTGGGCCTCGGCCTAG
- the mprF gene encoding bifunctional lysylphosphatidylglycerol flippase/synthetase MprF has translation MHAHKPRLEQLKLIRLLASIYRIKAVRVLVPVLIIAFVYWEGQHELKGVRLAKTLRELRLIPAQGIMQMMGTALAAVALMSAYDFLIRAHYRMKIGVWSTFRYSWIANTFNNLIGFAGLAGVGLRTLLYKKSGVPAAVLTPAIVFLSPLMITGLSLLSWASIFGILPAEGLFHKHRWLVFAVWGMALYLPFFIMLQRSSLFAKWINRGEGKTPWMTVYASVGSSLLEWLSAGITFSVIAKHILGGAPFQPMMSLYVIAAIAGILSMAPGGIGAFDLIALLGIQQMGYSSERAMAVLVIFRLFYFVIPWLIGLVLAALEIGQQGIRLLRSSALETPLNTWQRIWTWPGQYTFLSDLGVWALGKLVLAAGLLLLLSAATPELLYRLRFMEELLSLPIMRVSHHLAVVIGFMLVLLSRGISLRIRRAYIWSSITLALGAVFAFTKGFDYEEALFLLLVAFLLWISRARFYRVSAPISRQSLLWWLLLTSGIALSYYLLASYSHRGFFKALRPGAPTEWLQQHSHFAFSAVGGLVTAWLLFSMIVALRPNRRAEALTAPPDMDRLRRYLKSESGNALTHMLFTGDKSFYWAQDGKVMLPFARVRDKAVVLGDPLGPKGLVNDAISEFRTEADRYGLSAVFYQATPDYLPIYHEQGYHFFKLGEEALVPLDKFTLSGKGNSDLRSVKNRFVREGCKFELAEPPFAAELLKELHSISEEWLRGRAEKGFSLGWFDESYLQLAPIALLRDAGGAVIAFASLAPGYDGGVTISIDLMRHRLKSPNGTMDFLFISLLEWAKAQGYERFNLGNAPLSSVGRNPGALREEKMAHVVFKHGGHWYGFLGLRRYKEKFSPEWEPRYLAYPVSLSLPVLTLDLVRLVSRKPKSK, from the coding sequence ATGCATGCACATAAACCAAGATTAGAACAATTAAAATTGATAAGGCTGCTGGCGTCCATTTATCGCATCAAGGCGGTACGGGTGCTTGTCCCTGTACTGATTATCGCGTTTGTGTATTGGGAAGGGCAGCATGAACTGAAAGGAGTCCGGCTTGCCAAGACGCTGCGGGAACTTAGGCTAATTCCGGCGCAGGGCATTATGCAGATGATGGGGACGGCGTTGGCGGCGGTTGCATTGATGAGCGCTTACGATTTTCTAATCCGGGCCCACTATCGGATGAAAATCGGGGTTTGGAGCACCTTCCGCTATTCGTGGATTGCCAATACCTTTAATAATTTGATCGGATTTGCCGGTCTGGCTGGAGTCGGCCTACGTACGCTGCTCTATAAAAAAAGCGGAGTACCCGCAGCGGTCCTGACACCGGCGATCGTTTTTTTGTCTCCGCTGATGATTACGGGCCTGTCGCTGCTGTCCTGGGCCAGCATTTTCGGCATTCTGCCGGCGGAGGGGCTGTTTCATAAGCATCGCTGGCTTGTATTCGCCGTCTGGGGTATGGCGCTGTATTTGCCTTTCTTTATCATGCTGCAGCGCTCCTCGCTGTTCGCCAAATGGATCAACCGGGGAGAAGGAAAAACGCCGTGGATGACGGTATACGCTTCGGTAGGCTCCTCGCTGTTGGAATGGCTAAGCGCGGGAATTACCTTTTCGGTGATCGCGAAGCATATTTTGGGCGGCGCTCCTTTTCAGCCGATGATGAGCCTGTATGTGATCGCGGCGATTGCGGGCATACTCAGCATGGCTCCCGGAGGGATCGGCGCATTTGATCTTATCGCGCTGCTGGGAATTCAGCAGATGGGCTATTCCAGCGAGCGGGCGATGGCTGTGCTCGTCATTTTCCGGCTGTTCTATTTTGTTATTCCATGGCTGATCGGGCTTGTGCTGGCTGCGCTTGAAATCGGACAGCAGGGCATACGGCTACTGCGCAGCTCGGCGCTGGAAACTCCCCTTAATACTTGGCAGAGGATTTGGACTTGGCCTGGACAATATACCTTCCTTAGCGATCTTGGCGTGTGGGCGCTCGGCAAGCTTGTGCTTGCAGCCGGCCTCCTTCTGCTGTTGTCGGCGGCTACGCCCGAGCTGCTCTACCGTCTGCGCTTCATGGAGGAGCTGTTGTCGCTTCCGATCATGCGGGTATCGCATCATTTGGCCGTGGTCATCGGTTTTATGCTGGTGCTGCTGTCCCGGGGCATCTCGCTGCGGATACGTAGAGCCTATATCTGGTCAAGCATTACGCTGGCTCTTGGCGCCGTGTTTGCCTTCACCAAGGGATTTGATTACGAAGAGGCGCTCTTTTTGCTGTTAGTGGCCTTTCTTCTATGGATTTCAAGGGCGCGTTTCTACCGGGTCAGCGCGCCGATTTCGCGGCAAAGCCTGCTGTGGTGGCTGCTGCTGACTTCCGGTATCGCCCTGAGCTACTATCTGCTGGCAAGCTACTCGCATCGCGGCTTCTTTAAAGCTCTGCGGCCCGGCGCGCCGACCGAGTGGCTGCAGCAGCACAGCCATTTTGCCTTTTCGGCTGTGGGCGGACTTGTGACCGCGTGGCTGCTGTTCTCGATGATTGTGGCGCTTCGGCCCAACCGCCGTGCGGAGGCATTAACCGCGCCGCCGGATATGGACCGGCTAAGGCGTTATCTTAAGTCGGAATCCGGGAACGCGCTGACCCATATGCTCTTCACGGGGGACAAGAGCTTCTACTGGGCGCAGGACGGCAAGGTCATGCTTCCGTTCGCCAGAGTGCGGGACAAGGCTGTCGTGCTTGGCGACCCGCTTGGACCCAAAGGTCTGGTGAACGACGCAATCAGCGAATTCCGGACCGAGGCCGACCGGTACGGACTTTCCGCCGTCTTCTACCAGGCGACGCCTGACTACTTGCCGATCTACCATGAGCAGGGCTACCATTTCTTTAAGCTCGGCGAGGAGGCGCTGGTTCCGCTGGACAAGTTCACTCTAAGCGGCAAGGGAAACAGCGACTTGCGGAGCGTAAAGAACCGGTTTGTCCGCGAAGGCTGCAAGTTTGAATTGGCGGAGCCTCCGTTTGCGGCGGAGCTGCTGAAAGAACTTCATTCGATTTCGGAGGAATGGCTGAGAGGCCGGGCGGAAAAAGGATTTTCGCTCGGATGGTTTGACGAATCCTATTTGCAGCTTGCGCCGATTGCCCTCCTTCGGGATGCCGGGGGCGCCGTTATCGCCTTTGCCTCGCTCGCACCAGGCTATGACGGAGGAGTTACCATTTCAATCGACCTGATGCGCCACCGCCTGAAAAGTCCGAACGGAACGATGGATTTCCTGTTTATTTCCCTGCTGGAATGGGCGAAGGCTCAGGGATACGAGCGGTTTAACCTTGGCAACGCGCCCCTGTCCAGCGTAGGGCGGAACCCAGGAGCGCTTCGCGAAGAGAAAATGGCCCATGTCGTGTTCAAGCATGGAGGGCATTGGTACGGATTCTTGGGCCTGCGCCGCTATAAAGAAAAATTTTCACCGGAATGGGAACCCCGCTACTTGGCTTATCCCGTCTCCCTGTCCCTGCCCGTTCTGACGCTGGATTTGGTTAGGCTTGTATCCCGCAAGCCGAAATCAAAATGA